Proteins encoded within one genomic window of Oryza brachyantha chromosome 7, ObraRS2, whole genome shotgun sequence:
- the LOC102701837 gene encoding DNA-directed RNA polymerases II, IV and V subunit 6A-like, with protein sequence MADDDYNDMDMGYEDEPPEPEIEEGAELEPENNNEDAVDDVVGAEVDDKEQEKTARPRKTSKYMTKYERARILGTRALQISMNAPVMVELEGETDPLEIAMKELRARKIPFTIRRYLPDGSYEDWGVDELIVEDSWKRQVGGG encoded by the exons ATGGCGGACGACGACTACAACGACATGGACATGGG GTATGAGGATGAGCCCCCAGAACCTGAGATTGAG GAAGGGGCTGAATTAGAGCCTGAGAATAACAACGAGGATGCTGTGGATGATGTAGTTGGGGCTGAAGTTGATGACAAGGAGCAAGAAAAGACGGCTCGTCCACGGAAAACGTCAAAGTATATGACAAAATATGAGCGTGCACGCATTCTTGGTACACGTGCCTTGCAGATAAG CATGAATGCTCCTGTTATGGTTGAGCTTGAAGGGGAAACTGATCCGCTTGAG ATTGCCATGAAAGAATTGAGAGCACGCAAGATCCCTTTCACAATCAGGCGATATTTACCTGATGGAAG CTATGAGGACTGGGGAGTTGATGAGCTCATTGTAGAGGACTCCTGGAAACGGCAAGTTGGTGGGGGCTAA